In Pectobacterium aroidearum, the following are encoded in one genomic region:
- a CDS encoding TauD/TfdA family dioxygenase, producing MNKYNIVEECDSVESFLSLAKSLGEIIPHPNGEVYDVIIANDGVNAKTGSFSQNFGFAEFPLHTDTAFWAIPARFLIMWSPEASATSTTILSWRDIVDAFSESEKKIINDAIFKVHTYESVNYRGLKFSSPLGNGFRFDPNIMTPANEQGRKFIEIFHEVIRGMNLINFNWSGSNALVLNNWNMLHGRSKVENKHEIRKIFRAYVR from the coding sequence ATGAATAAATATAATATTGTAGAAGAATGCGATTCAGTAGAGAGCTTTCTATCGTTGGCTAAGAGTTTAGGTGAAATAATTCCTCACCCTAATGGCGAAGTATACGATGTGATTATAGCAAATGACGGTGTTAATGCCAAAACAGGTTCTTTCAGTCAAAATTTCGGTTTTGCCGAATTCCCATTACACACCGATACTGCCTTTTGGGCAATACCAGCAAGATTTTTAATAATGTGGTCACCCGAGGCTAGCGCAACATCAACAACCATCTTGTCGTGGAGAGATATAGTAGACGCTTTCTCTGAAAGCGAAAAGAAAATCATTAATGATGCTATATTTAAAGTTCATACATATGAAAGTGTAAACTATCGAGGTTTAAAATTTTCTTCTCCATTAGGAAATGGATTCAGATTCGACCCGAATATAATGACACCCGCAAACGAACAAGGTAGGAAGTTTATAGAGATATTTCATGAGGTAATCCGAGGAATGAATTTAATTAATTTTAATTGGTCGGGTTCAAATGCTTTGGTTCTTAATAACTGGAACATGCTTCATGGAAGGAGTAAGGTCGAGAACAAGCATGAAATCCGAAAAATATTTAGAGCTTACGTGAGGTGA
- a CDS encoding phospholipase D family protein, which produces MKLVANGLNKQFFRSLLPPSGTELDGVVAAIAYGDDRTELLQHCINNKYRLDIWMRYDHTVPVSPGFLSKLLSSAKNNVFCKLVPDSLHSKIIWWKGYGAYIGSANLTDRAWNSNIEAGVFFSESDLFNSGMVEQLTEFFDNLESLDVCFDLNETIIEEQKSFLGLNKKRRKEENERVTKRSIPVWEGVSFSDDRKSKDKIKDSFRKEWESTLSTIKHIASQIKDFRPIWIDVDTPVFWQVDQFLHAYYYNQVKQHNNTYPYEEYYQANCKDPQSALMSMLSWWIELPAPPSNEAYNLQVYAPLIRRCLQREHIHSLKKDDLQGILRATHATMDHLIKMSTESLGKPNQKSLSREERVPLFAEWLINQRNLNGQTILELLDFVLYGGKAENMWERIYLAGKHEDYKFAHYGINSIAEVAGWAKPEDTPPRNGRTNKALRALGYPVKINI; this is translated from the coding sequence ATGAAATTGGTTGCAAATGGTTTAAATAAGCAGTTTTTTAGGTCTCTGTTACCCCCTTCGGGAACTGAGTTGGACGGGGTTGTTGCAGCAATTGCGTATGGTGATGACAGAACTGAGCTGTTACAACATTGTATAAATAACAAATATCGATTAGATATTTGGATGCGCTATGACCATACAGTGCCTGTTTCACCTGGTTTCTTATCTAAATTGTTGAGTAGTGCAAAAAATAATGTTTTTTGCAAATTAGTACCAGATTCATTACATAGTAAGATTATTTGGTGGAAAGGCTACGGCGCTTACATTGGCTCTGCAAACCTTACAGATCGAGCATGGAATAGTAATATTGAAGCTGGTGTTTTTTTTAGTGAAAGTGATTTATTTAATTCAGGAATGGTTGAACAACTGACAGAATTTTTTGATAACCTTGAGTCTTTAGATGTCTGTTTTGATTTAAATGAGACAATCATTGAAGAACAAAAATCATTTCTTGGGCTTAACAAGAAGAGAAGGAAAGAAGAAAATGAAAGAGTTACTAAAAGAAGTATTCCAGTTTGGGAAGGTGTGAGTTTTTCTGATGACAGAAAATCGAAAGACAAGATAAAAGATAGTTTCAGAAAAGAATGGGAGAGTACTCTTTCAACAATTAAACATATTGCCTCTCAGATCAAAGATTTTAGACCAATCTGGATTGACGTAGATACACCAGTTTTTTGGCAAGTGGACCAATTTTTACATGCTTATTATTACAATCAAGTTAAACAGCACAACAATACCTATCCTTACGAAGAGTACTACCAGGCCAACTGCAAAGATCCTCAATCGGCTCTAATGTCAATGCTGTCTTGGTGGATAGAATTACCAGCACCGCCATCGAATGAAGCTTATAATTTACAAGTGTATGCTCCACTTATTCGGCGATGTCTACAACGTGAACATATCCATTCCCTAAAGAAAGACGATTTACAGGGAATATTGCGTGCAACTCATGCGACGATGGATCACCTCATAAAAATGAGTACAGAGTCATTGGGAAAACCGAATCAAAAATCTTTGTCACGAGAAGAGCGTGTACCTTTATTCGCTGAGTGGTTAATCAACCAACGCAACCTTAATGGTCAGACTATACTCGAACTACTCGATTTTGTTTTGTATGGTGGTAAAGCTGAAAATATGTGGGAGAGAATATATCTTGCTGGTAAGCATGAGGATTATAAATTTGCTCATTATGGTATTAACTCAATTGCTGAAGTTGCTGGTTGGGCGAAGCCAGAAGATACTCCACCCAGAAATGGTCGAACGAATAAGGCTCTAAGAGCCCTAGGTTACCCAGTAAAGATTAATATATAA
- a CDS encoding DUF4238 domain-containing protein, giving the protein MLLMKTLLTSSCVNQWGAGQPLRHAQRVAESMKDDYDKNGIVLNTSATNYIKDDIIEYELKQIKVAAYYFSLFQFSLIKTLAPFNAITSDAPLILAHNKLHTFGLGSTGTMILTPLNKNTFLFGSKEIKLPNLHQASINEVANFNTIIMNASNEKCFSNNDHFFILDDHEKTIKYPR; this is encoded by the coding sequence ATGTTGCTGATGAAGACATTACTAACATCGTCGTGTGTTAATCAATGGGGAGCAGGTCAACCTTTGAGACATGCACAAAGAGTAGCAGAGTCGATGAAGGATGATTATGATAAAAATGGCATAGTGTTAAACACCTCGGCAACAAATTACATTAAAGACGACATTATAGAATACGAGCTTAAGCAAATTAAAGTTGCTGCATACTATTTTTCTTTATTCCAATTTTCACTTATAAAAACACTTGCCCCTTTCAATGCTATTACAAGTGATGCACCTCTTATTTTAGCTCATAATAAATTGCACACATTTGGCTTAGGGTCGACCGGGACAATGATATTAACTCCCTTAAATAAAAACACATTTCTTTTTGGCAGCAAAGAAATAAAATTACCTAACCTACATCAGGCATCAATAAATGAAGTCGCTAATTTTAATACAATTATTATGAATGCATCGAATGAAAAATGTTTTTCTAATAACGACCATTTTTTCATACTTGATGACCATGAAAAAACAATTAAGTACCCCAGATGA
- a CDS encoding IS3 family transposase (programmed frameshift), with product MKKRFSDEQIINILREAEAGVSARELCRKHAISDATFYTWRKKFGGMEVPEIKRLKSLEEENARLKKLLAEAMLDKEALQVALGRKLLTTDQKREAVTVMCKAIGLSQRRACRLTGLSLSTCRYDAHRPATDAYLSARITELAMERRRFGYRRIWQLLRREGLCVNHKRVYRIYHLNGLGVKRRRRRKGLATERLPLLRPAGPNLTWSMDFVMDALASGRRIKCLTCVDDFTKECLTISVAFGITGVQVSRILDSVALFRGYPATIRTDQGPEFTCRALDQWAFEHNVELRLIQPGKPTQNGFIESFNGRFRDECLNEHWFHDVVHAKEIISAWRQDYNECRPHSSLNYQTPSEFAAGWRNGEYGSKSTDITN from the exons ATGAAGAAGCGTTTTTCCGACGAACAGATCATCAATATTCTTCGCGAAGCCGAGGCGGGTGTTTCCGCCCGCGAACTTTGCCGTAAGCACGCCATCTCCGACGCCACGTTTTATACGTGGCGTAAGAAGTTTGGTGGCATGGAAGTACCTGAAATAAAAAGGCTTAAGTCACTTGAAGAAGAGAACGCCCGCCTCAAGAAGCTGCTCGCCGAAGCCATGCTGGATAAAGAGGCACTACAGGTGGCTCTGGGCCGAAAGT TACTGACGACAGACCAGAAGCGGGAAGCCGTGACAGTGATGTGCAAAGCAATAGGTCTGTCGCAACGGCGTGCCTGCAGGCTGACAGGTTTGTCTCTGTCGACCTGCCGTTATGATGCGCACCGCCCGGCTACTGATGCGTATCTGTCTGCACGTATCACCGAACTGGCAATGGAACGCCGACGTTTCGGTTACCGGCGTATCTGGCAGCTTCTGCGTCGTGAAGGCCTTTGCGTTAACCACAAACGGGTCTACCGCATTTATCATCTCAATGGCCTGGGCGTAAAACGCAGACGGCGCCGTAAGGGGCTGGCAACTGAGCGGCTTCCGCTGTTGCGTCCGGCAGGTCCCAACCTGACGTGGTCAATGGATTTTGTCATGGATGCGCTGGCCAGTGGTCGCCGGATTAAATGCCTGACCTGCGTTGATGATTTCACGAAGGAGTGTCTGACGATCAGCGTTGCTTTCGGGATTACAGGCGTTCAGGTATCACGCATTCTGGACAGCGTTGCGCTGTTTCGTGGCTATCCGGCGACGATAAGAACAGATCAGGGGCCTGAGTTTACCTGCCGTGCGCTGGATCAGTGGGCCTTTGAACATAATGTTGAGCTGCGGCTTATTCAGCCGGGCAAGCCGACACAGAATGGCTTTATCGAGAGTTTTAATGGTCGTTTTCGCGATGAATGCCTGAATGAGCACTGGTTCCACGATGTTGTTCATGCAAAAGAAATTATAAGCGCATGGCGGCAGGACTATAACGAATGTCGGCCTCATTCTTCGTTGAATTATCAGACCCCTTCAGAGTTTGCAGCGGGATGGCGAAACGGAGAATACGGGAGTAAATCAACCGACATTACTAACTGA
- a CDS encoding DNA-binding protein — translation MRVLSWAISLCRKTEAWLVKHQAKDQVQCAEQRLGLTEGESGDHYDTLAPKTINDASMREYFVALKYALSQKDVRNIAITGSYGAGKSTVISSFMKYHCDDKYINVSLAGFDMTENETTVSPTHQEVELSILQQILYKENREKLPDSRIDRIINRGPHYVRGTYWALLKVIAPIAVAAFIIYFKMISEFLSLPPSWTEVFNTHYIIKGIALVFLAFTALYFVTASASRIGIFDKKIKLSKIALLSGDVEASNQETPSLLNNCLDEIVYFFTRLEYKVVIFEDLDRLGTPEIFVKLREINKIVNNNIVDGNPVRFVYAVRDDLFWGADARTKFFDFILPIIPFMDSRNAFTLLKRKMSFDTHNDKYLKDISAYINDMRSLQNLVNEYHVFSNIVDNGKDKIKLLSLVFYKNIYALDYFLTDKKTGVLYSFIRDYRTRELHRNHFDSLEKKLGILQSEIEHLNHEPMYDDRGIREDIVCRYLPKILWDRVFFATVYGRGSFNNVSTSSLIEGEKEFLDFLSLGEDIYIGYSHYNENKFSLFDRILREKLKQEYLKRKSILGKDKNSAFRELQIKTKKIKESIKLRNAISLRELTTNIGRKKFAEIAQVYLEEMNNHDFVSEQQLHALCTDMRNGGLDALYLLLSDGLVMQDFMVYRSIFHEGSMTVNDNDFLKAVGQDLDCATSNGEYFIDDEERVISELVEHNRIYADGALHHQLMTHLIDNTNEHLPSMIASLFSKSDEHILAVFSELYNRFGEPETFNKLTVIALQKNGYLDKMIAVLVGQPSDKYSNDIAISVISCVSPEHALDKLQYLQLIHSLGSRVISQLTEENQEEFMCHVQQADICYDELFEPLTPTERYCVQFIVQNSLYQLTRHNVGIAVSCLIENITPEEAERKPWTLAYEHKLSAVSDYFSQNIDIFVRDVFISSAEDAGCIRYVLTRTSLSDTLKGEIVRKMTFVFTDLSGVSAKAEFNEGQLTLSYHDLFYRYDRVAPEWGVLLDYICEDCNMETLTAYVTKHASAFGQSSPEVYDSDRYDMLYMKIICNDELDEQAYQSLVAPLEINTQEIDEQLSARNFCTLIAMLKLPLEATVYEKIVAQYMVQDENIRDALVYWFSQNKSEFIAQPEFYLRKEKDEHFFKVMLTKVMVYALFTVQEKADLVSLFIDYFIESDITDLNLPNDVLLLVFNSTSNEEFKVMLFTRFIVTGLNKHQLAGLCHQLGEDELRNIFINRTKATISVANRDRVILILEHLQAVRIIKDFQEREDGKFSVAIGPGLDVEN, via the coding sequence AGGAAGACGGAAGCATGGCTGGTTAAGCACCAGGCAAAGGATCAGGTACAATGCGCAGAGCAGCGGCTGGGTTTGACGGAAGGAGAGTCAGGCGATCACTATGACACTTTAGCACCAAAAACCATCAATGATGCAAGTATGCGAGAGTATTTCGTTGCCCTGAAATACGCCTTGTCTCAGAAAGATGTGAGAAACATTGCCATTACAGGGAGCTACGGCGCAGGAAAAAGTACGGTTATTTCATCATTTATGAAATATCACTGCGATGATAAATACATCAATGTATCTCTTGCGGGATTTGATATGACTGAAAATGAAACAACCGTCAGCCCGACTCACCAAGAGGTTGAACTCAGTATCCTGCAACAAATTCTTTATAAAGAGAATAGAGAGAAGCTTCCCGACTCAAGGATAGACAGAATAATCAACAGGGGCCCACACTATGTCAGAGGAACCTATTGGGCCTTACTTAAAGTCATTGCGCCCATCGCAGTTGCCGCATTTATTATCTATTTCAAAATGATTTCTGAGTTTCTAAGCCTCCCACCTTCCTGGACGGAGGTGTTTAATACACACTACATTATAAAAGGAATTGCATTAGTTTTTCTGGCCTTTACGGCGCTGTACTTTGTAACTGCCAGCGCATCTCGAATAGGTATTTTTGATAAGAAAATTAAGCTCAGCAAGATCGCCCTTTTAAGCGGAGATGTTGAGGCAAGCAACCAAGAAACACCGTCCTTATTGAATAACTGCCTTGATGAGATAGTGTATTTTTTCACCAGACTGGAATATAAGGTGGTAATCTTTGAAGATCTTGACAGACTAGGAACGCCTGAGATTTTCGTTAAATTGCGCGAAATTAACAAAATAGTTAATAACAATATTGTTGATGGCAACCCGGTCAGATTTGTTTATGCGGTAAGAGACGACTTATTTTGGGGCGCTGATGCCAGAACTAAATTCTTTGATTTTATCCTTCCCATTATTCCATTTATGGATAGTAGGAATGCGTTTACTTTATTAAAGAGAAAGATGTCGTTTGATACGCATAACGATAAATATCTGAAAGATATTTCGGCATATATAAACGATATGCGAAGCCTGCAGAATTTGGTCAATGAGTACCATGTATTCAGCAATATTGTTGATAACGGCAAAGATAAAATTAAGCTGTTATCGCTCGTATTTTATAAAAATATCTATGCCTTAGACTATTTTCTTACCGATAAGAAAACAGGGGTTTTATATTCTTTTATTCGCGACTATCGTACCCGCGAACTTCACCGTAATCATTTTGACTCTTTGGAAAAAAAACTAGGTATTTTACAGTCTGAAATAGAACATCTTAATCATGAGCCAATGTATGATGATAGGGGAATTAGAGAGGATATCGTATGTAGATATCTGCCGAAAATACTCTGGGATCGTGTATTTTTTGCAACAGTGTATGGGCGCGGTAGTTTTAATAATGTTTCAACTTCGAGTTTAATTGAAGGTGAAAAGGAATTTTTGGATTTCTTATCACTCGGCGAGGATATTTATATTGGTTACTCTCATTACAACGAAAACAAATTTTCACTCTTTGATAGAATATTAAGAGAAAAATTAAAACAAGAATATCTAAAAAGAAAGTCTATATTGGGTAAAGATAAAAACTCAGCGTTCAGAGAATTACAAATAAAAACAAAGAAAATTAAAGAATCAATAAAATTAAGAAACGCAATTTCACTGCGAGAACTTACGACGAACATTGGGCGTAAGAAATTTGCAGAAATTGCACAGGTATATCTTGAGGAGATGAATAATCATGACTTCGTCTCTGAGCAGCAGCTCCATGCTTTGTGCACTGATATGCGCAATGGTGGGTTAGATGCCTTGTATCTGCTGCTGTCTGATGGTCTGGTGATGCAGGACTTTATGGTATACCGCTCTATTTTCCATGAAGGATCGATGACCGTAAATGATAACGACTTCCTGAAAGCCGTCGGTCAGGATCTGGACTGTGCAACCTCAAACGGTGAATATTTTATCGATGATGAGGAAAGAGTCATCAGTGAACTGGTTGAACATAACCGTATTTATGCTGATGGCGCACTTCATCATCAACTAATGACTCATTTGATTGATAACACGAATGAACATCTGCCGAGTATGATCGCTTCGCTATTCAGCAAGTCTGATGAACATATCCTTGCAGTTTTTTCCGAACTTTATAACCGATTTGGCGAACCCGAAACTTTCAATAAATTAACCGTTATCGCACTGCAAAAAAATGGTTATCTTGACAAAATGATTGCCGTTCTCGTTGGCCAACCCAGTGATAAATACTCCAACGATATTGCGATCAGTGTCATATCCTGCGTATCTCCTGAGCATGCGCTAGATAAATTGCAATACCTTCAGCTAATTCATTCGCTGGGTAGCCGCGTTATTTCTCAGCTCACCGAGGAAAATCAGGAAGAATTCATGTGTCATGTACAACAAGCGGACATATGCTATGACGAGTTGTTTGAACCGCTGACGCCAACAGAGCGGTATTGTGTGCAGTTTATTGTGCAAAACAGTCTTTATCAGTTAACCCGACATAATGTTGGCATTGCTGTTTCGTGTCTTATTGAAAACATAACGCCTGAAGAGGCGGAAAGGAAACCCTGGACGCTTGCCTATGAGCATAAACTCAGTGCGGTTTCTGATTACTTCAGTCAAAACATCGATATATTCGTAAGGGATGTGTTTATCTCCTCCGCTGAGGATGCTGGCTGTATCCGCTACGTTCTAACCCGCACCTCTCTAAGCGACACTTTAAAAGGCGAAATTGTTAGAAAAATGACCTTCGTTTTTACAGATCTGTCCGGTGTATCGGCCAAAGCAGAATTTAACGAAGGCCAGCTAACGCTCTCCTATCACGATCTGTTCTACCGTTATGACCGAGTCGCACCGGAATGGGGAGTCCTATTAGATTATATCTGTGAAGACTGCAACATGGAGACACTGACTGCGTATGTAACAAAGCATGCGTCTGCATTCGGCCAGTCATCCCCTGAAGTCTATGACAGCGACCGCTATGACATGCTGTATATGAAAATTATCTGCAATGATGAGCTGGATGAGCAGGCTTATCAGAGCCTGGTTGCACCGCTTGAGATTAACACGCAGGAAATTGATGAACAGCTTAGCGCGCGTAACTTCTGCACCTTGATAGCCATGTTGAAACTGCCACTCGAGGCAACAGTGTATGAAAAAATTGTGGCTCAATACATGGTTCAGGATGAAAATATTAGGGATGCCCTAGTCTATTGGTTCAGTCAGAATAAAAGCGAATTTATTGCGCAACCCGAGTTCTATCTCAGAAAAGAAAAAGATGAGCACTTCTTTAAAGTCATGCTCACAAAAGTCATGGTCTACGCGCTCTTTACTGTGCAAGAGAAAGCGGATCTGGTGTCGCTATTTATTGATTATTTCATTGAGTCTGATATCACCGATCTCAATTTACCTAATGATGTCCTGCTGCTGGTATTTAACAGTACCAGCAATGAAGAATTCAAGGTAATGCTATTCACACGATTTATTGTGACAGGACTGAATAAGCATCAACTAGCCGGGCTTTGTCATCAGTTGGGTGAAGATGAATTGAGAAATATATTCATCAATCGAACCAAAGCGACAATTTCTGTTGCAAACAGGGACCGCGTGATATTAATCCTTGAGCATCTGCAGGCAGTACGTATTATCAAAGATTTCCAAGAGCGTGAGGATGGAAAATTCTCAGTCGCTATCGGACCCGGCCTGGATGTTGAAAACTAG